One genomic window of Methanoculleus horonobensis includes the following:
- a CDS encoding 50S ribosomal protein L15e, giving the protein MAKSMYAYVREAWKRPDRSEVKGLLWERLQVWRREGSIVRVEHPTRIDRARSLGYKAKQGIVVVRVKIRRGGRRKPRYIRGRRSARMGMRRMTPAKSLQRMAEERASRKFPNMEALNSYWVGEDGRSKWFEVILVDGHHPSIKSDRNLAWLANPVHRGRAERGKTSAGMKGRGMRTRGHGTEKTRPSIRSHANRGK; this is encoded by the coding sequence ATGGCAAAATCGATGTATGCCTACGTACGCGAGGCATGGAAGCGGCCCGACCGGTCGGAAGTGAAAGGTCTCCTCTGGGAGCGCCTCCAGGTCTGGCGGCGCGAAGGGAGTATCGTGCGCGTGGAGCACCCGACCCGGATCGACCGGGCCCGGTCGCTCGGCTACAAGGCCAAGCAGGGAATCGTCGTCGTGCGGGTCAAGATCCGCCGCGGCGGCCGAAGAAAGCCCCGGTACATCCGCGGGCGCAGATCCGCACGCATGGGCATGCGCCGGATGACCCCGGCAAAGAGCCTGCAGCGCATGGCCGAGGAGCGCGCATCCCGCAAGTTCCCGAACATGGAGGCCCTGAACTCCTACTGGGTCGGTGAAGACGGCCGCTCCAAGTGGTTCGAGGTCATCCTGGTCGACGGGCACCACCCCTCGATCAAGAGCGACCGCAACCTCGCGTGGCTGGCGAACCCGGTTCACCGGGGCCGGGCGGAGCGCGGCAAGACCTCCGCCGGCATGAAGGGGCGCGGGATGCGGACGCGCGGGCATGGGACCGAGAAGACCCGCCCGAGCATCCGTTCTCACGCGAACCGCGGCAAATAA